The Callospermophilus lateralis isolate mCalLat2 chromosome 4, mCalLat2.hap1, whole genome shotgun sequence genomic interval CTCATTCCTCACTGCCTTTTCCCAATCCTGCCCTCCTTGTCATCTGCTATACCACGTGCACAGTACAGGGATCCAGAAAAGGaggctggttgccaaggcaacggAGGATAAAGCCCTTGCTCTGCCAGGCTGCTGATTGGCTAAGACAGGTCCCACCTCCTGCCATTCTTAGAGTGGGGAGTAGAGGGAAGGGTCTCAGATGGGCAGGGAGAGGTATCAGTCTGCTAAGCCAGCTGAGGACTGCTCCCACTTGGGGCCACTCAGAGCCGGAGAAGCTCTGTCTCCCAAGGGGGGCATTGGCCTCGCCCTATCTCTGCCTCCAGCACCCAGAGCGGCCACAGATGGCCGTGTCCCTGGGGACAGCAGCTGCGACTGAGTCTGCAGGCCGATGCTGAGCTGCTCAGGCCGAGGCGGTGTGCTCAGCACAGAGCCCCCTGGAACAGGCAACCGCAGGGCGTGAGGTGGGTCCACGGGCATGGGCATGCAGGGGCACTGAACGgtaccaatggcttgggaggcaggGAGAAGGGCTCTGCAGCCTTcagactgtcctggacagaacggTGGCTGAAATGGGCCTGGAAAATTTCTTATAGATCATCTGGTAACCCCATCCTCACCCTGTCACTGTGTACAGGAGACCCTGGAGCCCAGAGATGGTGAGGAatggtccaaggtcacacagaagGCCTGTGAGTGTTTTGCATCTTTACTTAGCCCTCCCCTGCCCCCCTGAAGTCAGGAAAAGATCTGGGAGTCCTTTGTCTGCCCCAGAATATCTGGAATTTTGTCTGCAGGGCTGGAGAGTTTGTGGAACCTGAACTCTGCTCCCCAGATCTACAACATTGCAGCTGAAGTGGTTTGTTCTGCCCTAGCCCCCTTCTCATACTTAAGCCAGAAGGAACAAAAGTCGGGGCTGGGTATGGGGAAGGGGCATGAATCATGTTGGCCTTAGTCAAGCCAGTTCCGGTCAGCCTCCCTGCCTGAGGGCCCCTCTTCCTCTTCCCAGCAACCCTGGCAGCATAGGGCAATTCTGAACTTGCTCAGAAAGGTAGATGGGTAGGAGGGTGCTGGGCCCTCCATACTGCCCTCTGCTGACTTTAAACAGTTAGTGCACTCTTCATTTTATTCCTGCATGAATAGGGCACCTTAAGATGCCTGTGTTTCTGAATAGCCAACAGGGGCCCTGGATAGGGGGCAGAGGAGCTCAAGAAAGATGCAGGACCAAGTGGCAATATCCTCCTTCGGGGGATCATGGCCCAACTGGGATTAGGGGGACGAGAGAAATTGGAGTTTGGAGACAGAGGTCAGAGGAGCTGGGGCTGCTCCTTAACTTGCCCTTGGGGGCCATTTCATTCATCCCTGCTTCCCCAGAAGCCCAGGTGGGCCTGTGCTCAATTCATCCTGCTCAGTATCTTTCCCTGTCCTGAAGGGCTCAAGCCATAGGACCTCACTGGGTTTTGGGGTCCAGCTCCTCTACTTCCCATTTGGGTATCCCAGGGTAAGTTAGTGATCCTGTGTGGACTTCTGTTTCTTTATCTGTAAGTTACAGGCAGTGACACCTGCCCCACAGACCTGGCCTGAGGTCTGTGGAAGTGCCCTAGTGGTGCTCTTCCTGCCAGGCAGACAGAAGGGGCTCCTGGGCTCACCCCTTTTTTATACCTTGGGCAAGTTTTAGGAGGTTTAAATGGGTCCTGCTCATTTCTTCCCTGGAGGAGATGATCTGTGATCTGGCTTCTGAAGTGTGAACAAGAGTTTGCCCAGTGACCAAAAACACAAAGAACATTCCAGGGAAAATGAAAGCAGACAAAAAGCTGGGGACTGCGTAACATGCAGTGTTCACAGGTGACTGACAAGCAGTTCCACGATGAAACGGAGGGTATGGAGAGCAGGAAGGCTGCACAAAGTACCTTCCACTGCTACCACCCACTTTCCTGCTTTCTTCACCTTTAGTTCACTGGAAATAATAATAGCTAATATTTGTTGAGCACTGATTCTGTGCCAGGCAGCATGACTTCAGATATCCTTTGGGCAATTAttaaaaattcacagtgccttTAGGAAACAGGTCCTATTTCTGTGCCTGTTTTGCAGCTAAAAGAAACTGAAGGCAAGAGTAGAAGAACAAACTTACTATGTAGAACCTACTGTGTGCCAACATTTCATATAAATCAACTCACTCGGCAGTCACCAAAACCCTAGAAGCCAGGTGCTGTTATCATCCCAAGGTTCTAAGGACTTTGCCAGGACTTTTGATTCTAGTATCTATGGCCTTATAATTATGAAAGTTGACTTGCTCAGACCCTGTTACAAAGAAGCAGGTCCCCTGGGGATGGGTATTTGCTTTTAGGAGGCCACAGCTGGTCAGGGTGTGTAGGTGGCCAGGAACCCATGCATCTGTTGGGATGGGGGAGTTGGCAAACAGCAGACATTGCAACTGCAAAATCAGAGCTGGGCGCAGGGACACAGGGAGACCAAAGGAGGCTTCTCCCCACCTTTACTGGGGCCTCATCCAGGAATGGGTCACCACACTAAATCCTCACTGGGACCTATGCCAGGGCTGTTTTAGTTTCTCCTTCTACAGGGGAGGAAGTGGACACCCAGAGAGGTTAGGCAACTTGCCTAAAGGTACCCAGCTGGACAGGGACAGGGTCAGAGCTGTGCTTATGAGCTGTGCTTAAGCCTCCTCTTATAGGGTGAGTAGGAGCTGGGTGTCTCCAGTTGATGGGGACAGGTCAGTGCGTGGTTAGAAGGCCTGGGCTGCTGAGGCACCATATGATCTGGATCAGGCCGGCACTGCCCCTCGCTCTCCCGGACCCCAGTCTCCCTATGTGTAAAGTGGCGCTTGGGGCCCCAGTCTCTGAGGGTCTCTCTGGGTGGGCGCCACAAGGGGCCCCTCCACCACCTCTCATAGCCTGTGTCTTGGCAGCCAAAGCCGCCGCGATGCCGCACTTTCTGGACTGGTTCGTGCCTGTCTACCTGGTCATCTCCGTGCTCATCCTGGTGGGTTTCGGCGCTTGCATCTACTACTTCGAGCCGGGGCTGCAGGAGGCGCACAAGTGGCGCATGCAGCGCCCCCTGGTGGACCGGGACCTCCGCAAGACACTGATGGTGCGGGATAACCTGGCCTTTGGTGGCCCTGAGGTCTAAGAGCCCACGTGCGCAGGTCGCAGGTGAGGGTACCCGGTGTCCTCGCTCGACCCGCCGAGCCTGGAGACTCtcgaagcaaagggaggatgaccccTTGGTCCTCCAGCTATCTCTCTGCAGCCTGGGCTTCCAGCATAGCCACCTGGTCCTCCGGGAGGCCCCTGGCCGTACAGGTGGGGCACCTGGAGGTCTTGAGGAGGCCCAAGGTATTGATCGCTTCTGTGGGCTCCTTGGGTCAAGCCAGCTCTCTCCGTGGCGGCCTTCCCCAGCTCTGGGGACATCCCCCACAGGCCCCTGGGCTTTCGTGGGGCCCAGCATTCTCCCCCTCCACCTGGAGTCCACATGGCTGCTCCTGCTTGTCCTGTGCCTGCGGATCCCCCTTTCCCCACTGAATCCCCAGTTTCCCTCCCCTCACAAAGGCACCGGCCCTGCAGCTACTTGGGGAAGGCTTCAAAGCTGACTCTGGGAAAGGGCCTCCTTTAAAGGCTGCTTGCCCGGTCCAGCCCAGCCCCACCCTTTGGGCTTAGGCTTGGAATGGTTGAGGGTGGGTGGTAGGGGTATATGCAGAGGGTAGGACCATGGGaaggggagtgtgtgtgtgtgtgtgtgtgtgtgtatgtgtgtgagagtcccagggctctgtgggtgtgagGACTGTCCTCAGTTGGTTCCAACTCCCTCCTTCTGCCTGCTAAGGCAGCTGACAGGAGTCCCTGGCCACCCACCCTCCCTATTCCATGCTGCACTTCCAGGATTGAGCCCAGCCCCTCTTGAGCTAGGATGCCCAGAACACAAGCCCACCCTGGAGCCCTCCTCCTGTGCAGAATCTTCATTGCCTCCCTTTGGATGTAGATTGACAGCCTGTCTCACTATCCTTTGCTGGGGCTTCCATTTTCATTTATTCCCAATAATAAAGACTTCATGACTATCTTTGcaggactatccttttttgaaaggATATCAACTCACCCACTGGGTCCTTGTGAAAAAAATATGCTAGCTCAGTACTTTCCATTTTAGGGATGGGAACACCAAACCCTGGTAAAGGTTGAGCAGGGTTTCTCAATGGCAGCATTACTGatattttggagaaggtcatTCTTGGATGTAAGGGGCTGTTGTGTGCATTGAAGGATGTTGAACATCCAGGTTTCTACCCATTAGAAACCAATAGCACTCATCCCTTCTCCTGTCAGAGCAACAAAAAAATGTCAACTGGAATCCCTGGGGATAGTGTACAGTTAGAATACAAATTCAGGCACCAAGAGGCCAAACAACAGGCCTTAAAGCCAaagagagtttaaaaaaaattttttttagttgttgatggacctttatttgtttattaatttacccatgctaggcaagcactctaccactgagccacaacctcagcccagccAAAGAGAATTTTATTCCTATGGATGGTGCAATTCACAAGAGTTTGTTCAGAACCAATTTGGTGGCTAGTTCTCATCCAGGGTTCAGGGACCCCAGCGCCTCCCCTGTTTTTGCCATGCAAAAAACATTGACTGGTTTACACGACCTGAGCTGATTCGTCTGCATCCTGAGCAGCAGGATGGAGGGATGGTGGGAAGGATGCCCCTGCCCTTGGGGGACACTGATGGCTGTAATCATGACCCCCCATTGGTTAATACTTAGTTGCATGGCTACCCTAGCTGCAAAGAAGCCTTTAGCTTGGTGACTGTGTATTCAATTAAAAAGTCCACCTCTAAAGTGGGACAATAATGGAGACTTCTGCCAGTTTATTTTAGTGGGGATTTGCCTGAGGGCATAGAGAAATGGGCTGGAGTCAGGACTTGGGCATGTCACTTGTGTGTTCCATCTCTCTGTTCTTGTCTCTCATTCTCTTAGTCCTGCCTTCCTCTGTGCAGGTTTTAGGTGCCCCCCAATAGTCCCTGGTTTCCACAGCCCTCCAGTGCCTTGATTTCAGCACAGCTAATCTCTGAGCAGTGGGAAATCTCAGTGGATTTGCATTGGCCCCCAGGG includes:
- the Smim45 gene encoding small integral membrane protein 45; this translates as MPHFLDWFVPVYLVISVLILVGFGACIYYFEPGLQEAHKWRMQRPLVDRDLRKTLMVRDNLAFGGPEV